The Spartobacteria bacterium genomic sequence TTATTCCAATGGTTGGAAAACTCAACAAAGACTGTTTCTCTGCGGGGATGTGAAGAGTCAAGGGATGTGCGAATCAGAAGCTGGAAGCTTCTGCCACGGTGCTGGAAACATCGCGAGCGGGATATTCATTCGCGTTCATTCGCATGATTCGTGGGCAAATTATTTCTCAATTACAGGCATTCGTGATGCCCTCGGAAGAGCGAACATTTCAACCGCGAATGAACGCGAATGAACGCGAATGGGGATTGTTTTTCGGATTGAGCCGATGCAATGAATACGTGGTGCGGGTTGTGTGCGACACGGCTGAACGCCGGTCGAGGAATGGCGGGTAGGGAAACCCGCCCCACGTCATGTCACCGACATCGTTTCCGCCAAATGTAGAAATAAGTCCTTCGACCAGCCGTTTAGTGCATCCGCATTTTTTGTAAAGCGGTCTGCATCTATCTTGGCGGACTCGATATCAAGCCGTTCAATTTTGTCCTTCAGCAATGCCGTCAGATCGTCATGTGTCAATACGCGGTCTGCTGTCCAATGTCCGCTTTGCACCATACGTTCCTGCAAATGCCGAAGGTTCACCGGGATTTTTCGGGCGCAATACCAGACCCAGTCGTACCAGTCGCGCCCTTTGACCCGATTTTTCCATGATCTAAACAGTAATGCGTGTAATTTACCTGCCTGTAAGCAGTCTAAAGAATAGGCACGAACGGCAAAGGGAATCGGTTGCAGGATATACTGCATTTCCGTTTGAAAATCCATGGGCGGACAAATATCCACTTCGATTTTTATGCGCAAAAGACGCTGCACCGGAATCTGCCGAGCGATTCGTTCCGGGGTCTTCACCATAAGCAGTTGCTCTGCTGTATTTGCTTTTAAAAACGCCGACTCAATAGCCGTTTGTTTCTTCTTTTTACGATATTCCATTGTTGCAGTAAATCCCCATGCCGACAGCTCCTTCTCTATAAAGGTCGCGTAGTGCATGAAGTCGAACGACGAATCCTGCGTCAGCAGAGAGAAACCCATGTCTTCTGAAAAACGGTCCAGCCCATGCAGGATGCGCAGCGCAGTCTCTCCATAAAAAGCGGCATGTTCAAAAAACTTCCCGCGCCACAAACCCAACAACGCCAACTCCTGGAGGATTTCTCGTAGCGCATGCTCATAATCGTCCGTCGTGCGGCAGGTATAACGCGACAGCATTTGTCCAACAGCATCATTCATCCTTCGCCTCCCTTCATGCGTCGAATCACCGCTGCACATAGGCTGACTTTTAGTGATCCTACCGCTTCTGCCACCTGTTCCAGAAGCTCCACATCAAGCGTTGCCAAATCGTCGGGATAAATACGCAAATTGTCACATAAATATTCCCGCATATCTTGATGTGAGCGGAGTTGTCCCCCTTTGCGATCATCACACAGCTTGTCCGCCAGAGCCCGTTCGCGACACGCCATTAAAAAAAGTTGCCCGCTCCGATCCTGTATCAGCATACCCGGCGATAAACAGGCCGTTGGCCGATAAACAAACGTGCCCACCGGGCTCGTA encodes the following:
- a CDS encoding nucleotidyl transferase AbiEii/AbiGii toxin family protein codes for the protein MNDAVGQMLSRYTCRTTDDYEHALREILQELALLGLWRGKFFEHAAFYGETALRILHGLDRFSEDMGFSLLTQDSSFDFMHYATFIEKELSAWGFTATMEYRKKKKQTAIESAFLKANTAEQLLMVKTPERIARQIPVQRLLRIKIEVDICPPMDFQTEMQYILQPIPFAVRAYSLDCLQAGKLHALLFRSWKNRVKGRDWYDWVWYCARKIPVNLRHLQERMVQSGHWTADRVLTHDDLTALLKDKIERLDIESAKIDADRFTKNADALNGWSKDLFLHLAETMSVT